A region from the Vicia villosa cultivar HV-30 ecotype Madison, WI linkage group LG3, Vvil1.0, whole genome shotgun sequence genome encodes:
- the LOC131661274 gene encoding MAG2-interacting protein 2-like isoform X2 — MSDNLPNGGNRSFLGFMDFTWWCDHVIATVDRNGVVMLIDILNGSKVQEEDPAHFFPALGRAQKCRGYLFLLASLSSKERSSPDFGFPEELCQTEWIVEDRLKQFHLSRLLWFLVSFSEKSIPEMYDLLIGKKSFQAALDFADSHGLDKDEVLKSQWLNSSQGVNEISIYLANIKDKKFVLSECVHRVGPTEDAVKALLAYGLRITDHHIFSEVDEDDSSHVWDVRLARLQILQFRDRLETFLGINMGRFSVQEYSKFRIMPINEAAVALAESGKIGALNLLFKRHPYSLSPFVLDVLAAIPETVPVQIYGQLLPGRSFPSGVAVRQDDWVECKKMVDFINTPVKIHDIQLQVKTEPLVKHFVGLLWPSIDELTKWYMDRARAMDDFSGQLDNCLSLLEFALRKGISELHQFHQDVLYLHQVVYSDDNDSETGLHMSLVKWGELPDYERFKFMLKGVKEESVTERLHNRAIPFMREKFHRVSLFGDGTRCTNQSIEESFLVRWLKEIALQNKLDMCLVVIEEGCRNFQSNVYFETEVEAIDCALQCIYLCTVTDRWSIMAAILSKLPQMHDGAIQVESLEKRLRVAESHIEAGRLLAFYQVPKPLNFFLGAQSDEKGVKQIIRLILSKFIRRQPGRSDSEWASMWRDMQYLREKAFPFLDLEYILIEFCRGLLKAGKFSLARNYLKGTSSVSLASEKAENLVIQAAREYFFSASSISCSEVWKAKECLNLYPSSGNVKAEADIIDALTVKLPNLGVNILPMQFRQIKDPMEIVKMAITNQTGAYFHVEELVEVARLLGLRSADDVSAVEEAIAREAAVSGDLQLASDLCLVLARKGHGNIWDLCAAIARGPALENMEVDSRKQLLGFALSHCDEESIGELLHAWKDLDMQGQCETLIMSTGTNPSNFSVQGSTVESIQKQSFQNILDRNVHFQEFDGYSTDNQDVHLEKIREKLSIVAKTLAVGNQTDWASGLTENGKVLSFAALQLPWLIELSKNGYPSEKLSTRKQYLNIKAQAVVTILSWLARNGFAPRDDLIASLARSVMEPPVTEEEDIIGCSYLLNLADAFNGVEVIEEQLKIRKDYQEICSIMNVGMTYSLLHNSGVGSDHIQRKQLLKRRFKEKHTTPSSDDIDKLGKVQSSFWREWKLKLEEQKRFAEHSRALQKIIPGVETERFLSRDFIYIKNVVVSLIESVKLEKRHILKDVLRLADTYDLNSTEVLLHFLSAFLVSDVWTNDEITAEVAGYKGEIIGNGVKTIETISTKVYPAINGCSKLRLAYVFGLLSECYLQLENTKDLSPIAQPDHTNGNIRFAHYYKVVEQECKNVSFINNLNFKNIAGLRGLNFECFSDEVYACIEESSLSALSKMIQAFVDIYGHSLPEGFMSWQDVYKYYILSSLSALEAKATTDFSSRTPETLQSFLSKLEQSYDSCRKYIRLLSQSDALTIMKQYLTVIVPLHSSYGFIPDNSTWQECLIVLLNFWMGLTDDMKEFSLEESSGETNSFNPQCLTSCLKVFMKLVMEDIISPSQGWGSIYSYVNCGLNGDCSVEIYNFSKAMVFSGCGFGAISEVFSVASLETGSSSDCGTGSQDLAHFYLDILEAVLQELVNGSHESQNLYHILSSLSKLEGDLKVLQCVRHVIWGEMVQFSDNLQLPSSIRVYVLELMQFISGKNIKGFSTEILANVQPWEEWDELLYASRKSEAGVDKQSPDHKETSSRFTNTLVALKSSQLVTSISPSIEITPDDLLNVDTAVSCFLRLCGEAVENLHFDTLVSILEEWEGLFTTGKDGQITTEASDGGNDWNNDDWDEGWESLEEVDKPEKEKIEDSVSVHPLHVCWAEILKKFIGLSRSSDVLRMIDQASSKTNGMLLDEDDARSLNEIALSTDCFLALKMALMLPFKTLQLQCLSAVEDSIKQGIPHTRSNDCELLILILSSGILTSMATGSTYGATFSYLCYMVGNLCNQVQQALISSRGFTNNEDHENQFFRRILFPNFISELVKADQHVLAGFIVTKFMHTSESLSLINIANASLNRYLERQLHMLQTNELHDEMECKTLRNTVSRLRGRLSSLIKSTLPLLSANAS; from the exons ATGTCTGATAATTTACCGAATGGGGGTAATAGATCTTTTTTGGGTTTTATGGATTTTACTTGGTGGTGCGACCATGTCATTGCCACTGTAGATAGAAATGGTGTGGTTATGTTGATAGACATTCTAAATGGTTCAAAGGTCCAGGAAGAGGATCCTGCACATTTTTTCCCCGCTCTGGGAAGAGCACAGAAATGTAGGGGCTATCTTTTTCTTTTAGCAAGTTTATCATCCAAAGAAAGATCCAGTCCTGATTTTGGATTTCCAGAGGAGTTGTGCCAGACAGAGTGGATTGTTGAAGATAGGCTTAAACAGTTTCACCTTTCTAGGTTGCTCTGGTTCCTTGTTTCATTTTCTGAGAAATCTATCCCTGAAATGTATGATTTACTGATTGGGAAGAAAAGTTTTCAAGCAGCTCTGGACTTTGCCGACAGTCATGGATTGGATAAGGATGAGGTTCTGAAGTCACAGTGGTTGAATTCTAGTCAAGGAGTAAATGAAATTAGTATATATTTGGCAAATATAAAGGATAAAAAATTTGTACTTTCTGAATGTGTTCATAGagttggaccaacagaagatgcTGTGAAGGCTTTGTTGGCTTATGGTCTACGCATCACTGACCATCATATATTCTCAGAAGTAGATGAAGATGATTCTAGTCATGTATGGGATGTTCGCTTGGCTAGACTTCAAATTTTGCAATTTAGGGACAGGCTGGAAACATTTCTTGGAATAAACATGGGCAG ATTTTCTGTGCAGGAATACAGCAAATTCCGTATTATGCCTATTAATGAAGCTGCTGTAGCACTTGCAGAGAGTGGAAAAATTGGTGCATTGAACTTGCTTTTCAAGCGTCATCCTTATTCTTTGTCTCCCTTTGTTTTGGATGTTTTAGCCGCCATCCCAGAAACAGTTCCTGTCCAAATTTATGGGCAGCTTCTTCCTGGGAGGTCTTTTCCTTCTGGTGTTGCTGTGAGGCAAGATGACTGGGTTGAATGCAAGAAGATGGTGGACTTCATTAATACACCAGTTAAAATCCATGACATTCAACTCCAAGTCAAAACTGAGCCACTTGTTAAGCATTTTGTTGGACTTCTTTGGCCATCAATTGATGAGCTCACAAAATGGTATATGGATAGAGCTAGAGCTATGGATGATTTTAGTGGGCAGCTCGATAATTGCCTGAGCTTACTTGAGTTTGCTCTTCGTAAAGGCATATCTGAGTTGCATCAGTTCCATCAGGATGTCTTATATTTGCATCAAGTTGTTTACTCTGATGACAATGATAGCGAAACGGGCTTACATATGAGTCTTGTCAAGTGGGGAGAGTTGCCAGACTATGAAAGATTTAAATTTATGCTTAAGGGAGTCAAAGAGGAAAGTGTAACTGAAAGATTACACAACAGAGCTATTCCATTTATGCGTGAAAAGTTTCACCGGGTGTCCTTATTTGGAGATGGCACCCGCTGTACAAATCAAAGTATAGAGGAATCATTTCTAGTAAGATGGTTGAAGGAAATTGCTTTGCAGAATAAATTGGACATGTGCTTGGTGGTAATTGAGGAAGGGTGCAGAAACTTCCAAAGCAATGTCTATtttgaaactgaagttgaagCTATTGATTGTGCTTTGCAATGCATATATTTGTGCACAGTTACAGATAGGTGGAGCATCATGGCAGCCATACTATCTAAGCTTCCTCAAATGCATG ATGGTGCAATTCAAGTTGAGAGTCTTGAGAAAAGACTTAGAGTTGCTGAAAGTCATATTGAAGCAGGGAGACTTTTGGCATTTTACCAG GTTCCGAAGCCATTAAACTTTTTCCTAGGGGCTCAATCAGATGAAAAGGGTGTGAAACAGATTATTCGCCTTATTCTTTCTAAATTTATTCGCCGTCAGCCTGGCCGATCAGATAGTGAATGGGCCAGCATGTGGCGTGATATGCAGTACTTAAGGGAAAAGGCATTTCCTTTTCTGGACCTAGAATATATTTTGATTGAGTTTTGCAGAGGACTGCTTAAAGCTGGGAAGTTTTCTCTTGCACGTAATTACTTGAAGGGTACAAGTTCTGTTTCTTTGGCATCAGAGAAGGCAGAAAACCTTGTCATTCAAGCAGCTAGGGAGTACTTTTTCTCAGCTTCAAGTATTTCTTGTTCCGAA GTATGGAAAGCTAAAGAATGTCTTAATCTATATCCAAGTAGTGGAAATGTGAAGGCAGAGGCGGATATTATTGATGCACTTACAGTTAAGCTTCCAAACCTTGGGGTGAATATTCTGCCTATGCAATTCAGGCAAATAAAAGATCCTATGGAAATTGTAAAAATGGCAATCACAAATCAAACGGGAGCATATTTTCATGTTGAGGAGCTTGTTGAGGTTGCCAGACTTCTTGGCTTGAGGTCTGCTGATGATGTATCAGCTGTTGAAGAAGCTATTGCTAGAGAAGCTGCAGTTTCTGGTGATTTACAATTGGCATCTGATCTTTGTCTTGTTTTGGCCAGAAAAGGACATGGCAACATATGGGATTTATGTGCTGCAATTGCAAGAGGTCCTGCCCTTGAAAATATGGAAGTAGATTCTCGAAAGCAGCTATTAGGGTTTGCGTTGAGCCACTGTGATGAGGAATCCATCGGTGAGCTTCTCCATGCATGGAAAGACCTGGATATGCAAGGCCAGTGTGAAACATTAATCATGTCAACTGGGACAAATCCTTCAAATTTTTCAGTGCAAGGCTCAACTGTTGAGTCAATTCAAAAACAAAGTTTTCAAAATATACTAGATAGAAATGTGCATTTTCAAGAGTTTGATGGTTATAGCACTGACAATCAGGATGTTCATCTTGAGAAAATTAGAGAAAAGCTTTCCATTGTTGCTAAAACCTTGGCTGTGGGCAATCAAACTGATTGGGCGTCCGGCTTGACTGAAAATGGGAAAGTTCTGTCTTTTGCTGCCTTACAGCTCCCTTGGTTGATTGAATTGAGTAAGAATGGATATCCTAGTGAAAAATTGAGTACTAGAAAGCAGTATTTAAACATCAAAGCACAGGCTGTGGTGACTATTCTGTCCTGGTTGGCTAGAAATGGTTTTGCTCCCAGAGACGACCTGATCGCCTCTTTAGCAAGATCTGTAATGGAACCTCCAGTCACTGAAGAGGAAGATATAATTGGGTGCTCCTATCTTCTCAATCTTGCGGATGCTTTTAACGGGGTAGAAGTTATAGAAGAACAGCTCAAAATAAGAAAAGACTACCAAGAAATTTGTAGCATTATGAATGTTGGGATGACATATAGCTTGCTACACAACTCAGGAGTAGGTAGTGACCATATTCAGCGAAAGCAGCTATTGAAGAGGAGGTTCAAGGAAAAACACACAACACCCAGTTCTG ATGATATAGATAAACTTGGCAAGGTACAGTCTTCTTTCTGGAGAGAGTGGAAACTGAAGTTAGAAGAGCAAAAGAGATTTGCTGAGCATTCCAGAGCTCTTCAGAAAATAATTCCTGGGGTTGAAACAGAACGCTTTTTGTCCAGGGATTTCATCTACATTAAGAATGTTGTTGTCTCTCTCATTGAGTCTGTAAAGTTAGAAAAACGGCACATTTTGAAGGACGTTTTAAGATTGGCTGATACATATGACTTGAACAGTACTGAG GTGCTATTGCATTTCCTAAGTGCTTTCCTTGTTTCTGATGTTTGGACAAATGATGAAATTACAGCCGAAGTTGCAGGTTATAAAGGAGAAATAATTGGTAATGGTGTGAAAACCATTGAAACCATCTCAACAAAGGTTTATCCTGCAATCAATGGGTGCAGCAAACTTCGCCTTGCCTATGTGTTTGGTCTGTTGTCAGAGTGCTACTtgcagctggaaaataccaaagATTTATCACCAATAGCTCAACCTGATCACACAAATGGCAATATAAGGTTTGCTCATTATTACAAGGTCGTTGAGCAAGAATGTAAAAATGTTTCCTTTATCAATAACCTAAACTTCAAAAATATAGCCGGGTTGCGTGGTTTGAACTTTGAGTGCTTTAGTGATGAAGTTTATGCATGCATTGAGGAAAGTAGCTTGTCTGCATTGTCAAAAATGATACAAGCTTTTGTCGATATTTATGGTCATTCATTGCCCGAGGGTTTTATGTCATGGCAGGATGTCTACAAGTATTACATCCTGAGTTCGCTGAGTGCTTTGGAGGCTAAAGCAACAACCGACTTTAGTAGTAGAACTCCTGAAACCCTTCAAAGCTTTTTAAGTAAGCTTGAGCAGAGCTATGATTCTTGCCGAAAGTATATTAGACTTTTGAGCCAGTCTGATGCTTTGACGATCATGAAGCAGTACCTCACTGTAATTGTGCCTCTCCATAGTTCATATGGATTCATACCTGACAATTCAACTTGGCAAGAGTGCCTCATTGTTCTTTTGAACTTTTGGATGGGGTTGACAGATGATATGAAGGAATTTTCATTGGAGGAAAGTTCAGGAGAGACTAATAGCTTCAACCCGCAATGTTTAACGAGTTGtctaaaagtatttatgaaattgGTGATGGAGGATATCATCTCCCCTAGTCAGGGCTGGGGCAGCATATATAGCTACGTCAACTGTGGCTTAAATGGTGATTGCTCTGTAGAAATTTATAATTTCTCCAAAGCTATGGTTTTTTCTGGTTGTGGGTTTGGTGCCATCTCAGAGGTATTTTCTGTTGCTTCATTGGAAACTGGTTCATCTTCTGATTGTGGCACAGGCTCCCAGGATCTTGCTCATTTCTATTTAGATATTCTTGAAGCTGTTCTGCAAGAATTGGTCAATGGATCCCATGAGAGCCAGAACCTGTATCACATATTGTCATCTTTAAGCAAGCTAGAAGGTGACTTAAAAGTCTTGCAATGTGTTAGACATGTAATTTGGGGGGAAATGGTCCAGTTCTCTGACAATTTACAGTTGCCAAGTTCCATTAGAGTTTATGTGCTAGAGCTTATGCAATTTATCTCAGGAAAGAATATTAAGGGTTTCTCTACAGAAATACTAGCCAATGTCCAACCCTGGGAAGAATGGGATGAACTGCTTTATGCTAGTAGAAAGAGTGAGGCTGGTGTTGACAAGCAGTCACCAGATCATAAAGAAACCTCTAGTAGGTTTACAAATACTCTGGTTGCCCTTAAATCATCTCAACTTGTAACATCAATCTCTCCTAGCATAGAAATTACCCCTGATGATCTTTTGAATGTAGACACAGCTGTTTCTTGCTTTTTGAGGTTGTGTGGAGAAGCTGTTGAAAATCTCCACTTTGATACGTTGGTTTCTATTTTGGAAGAGTGGGAGGGACTTTTCACCACGGGGAAAGACGGACAAATCACCACTGAAGCATCTGATGGAGGAAATGACTGGAACAATGATGATTGGGACGAAGGGTGGGAAAGTCTGGAAGAAGTAGACAAGCCTGAGAAAGAAAAGATTGAGGACTCTGTTTCTGTTCACCCTTTACATGTATGTTGggcagagattttgaaaaaattcaTAGGCCTATCAAGGTCTAGTGATGTGCTCAGAATGATTGATCAAGCATCATCAAAAACTAATGGTATGTTACTTGATGAAGATGATGCCAGGAGCTTAAATGAGATAGCATTAAGCACAGATTGCTTTCTGGCTTTGAAGATGGCACTCATGCTACCCTTCAAAACATTACAGTTGCAGTGCCTGAGCGCCGTTGAGGATAGTATAAAACAGGGTATCCCTCATACGAGGAGCAATGATTGTGAGttattaattctaattttatCTTCTGGGATTCTCACTTCTATGGCAACTGGTTCTACATATGGTGCTACTTTTTCTTATCTCTGCTATATGGTTGGAAACTTATGCAATCAAGTTCAACAGGCTCTGATATCAAGTAGAGGGTTTACCAATAATGAAGATCATGAGAATCAGTTTTTCCGAAGAATCCTTTTCCCTAATTTCATTTCTGAACTTGTGAAGGCTGATCAACATGTTCTAGCTGGATTTATTGTCACAAAATTTATGCACACCAGCGAGTCGCTCAGTCTCATTAATATTGCTAATGCTAGTCTTAATAGGTATCTGGAAAGGCAGCTCCACATGCTGCAGACCAATGAGCTTCACGATGAGATGGAATGTAAAACACTGAGGAATACTGTTAGCAGGTTGAGAGGCAGACTGAGTAGTTTGATTAAGTCCACATTGCCATTGCTTTCGGCCAATGCAAGTTAA